GTGGTCGGGTCATGCTGGCAACCTTGCACACCGCAACGCAGCATCTGACGCTGAAAGAAATTCACCGTTTCAGCAATACGCTGGTGTTTCAGGACAACCATCATCAGTGGGATCTGGCCGCGCTAGAAGGCGATATCCTCACCGGATTACACCAGATCGATGCCATGGGTATCGCCCCCGATAGCATCGGGATCGACAGTTGGGGCGTGGACTATGTGTTACTCGATAAAAGCGGGCAGCGTGTTGGCCTGCCGTATTCCTATCGCGACCACCGCACCGACGGCATAATGGCCGCGGTTACCGCAGAACTGGGGCGTGAAGCGATCTATCAGCGTACCGGCATTCAGTTCCTGCCGTTTAATACGCTGTACCAGCTTAAAGCGCTGGGCGATGCGCCCTCTGACGAGCTGGATCAGGTGGCACACCTGCTGATGATCCCCGACTATTTTCACTATCGCCTCACGGGGAATGTCGTCTGCGAATACACCAACGCCAGCACGACCCAACTGCTTAATCTGGAAAAGAAAACTTGGGACAGCGAACTGCTGGAGTATCTGGGCATCCCGCGCCGCTGGTTGAGCGATCCGGTACAACCGGGGCACACCGTCGGAAACTGGACAGCGCCGAGCGGACGACACATTCCCGTTACCGCTGTCGCCACGCACGATACCGCCAGCGCGGTAGTCGGCGCACCGTTGTTGAGCCGCGACTGCGCCTACCTCAGTTCCGGCACCTGGTCGCTAATAGGCATCGAGAGCGACACGCCGTTTAACAGTCCGCAGGCGCTGGCCGCCAATATCACCAACGAAGGCGGCGTAGACGGCACCTATCGGGTGCTAAAAAACATCATGGGCCTGTGGCTGCTACAGCGCGTTTGTCAGGAGCGTGACATCAAGGATTTAGGCGCGCTGATTCAGTCCGCCGCCGCCGTGCCCGCCTTCGCCAGCCTGATTAACCCCAATGACGATCGCTTTATCAATCCGCCATCCATGCATCAGGCGATCCGCGACTATTGCCGTGAGCACGACCAGCCTGTGCCCCACAGCGATGCCGAGCTGGCACGCTGCATCTTCGACAGCCTCGCGCTGCTCTACCGGCAGGTGGTGCTGGAACTCGGCGAACTGCGCCATGCGCCAATCCGCCAGTTGCATATTGTCGGCGGCGGCAGCCAGAACGCCTTCCTGAACCAACTGTGTGCCGATGTGTGCCAGATTCCGGTTCTGGCCGGGCCGGTCGAGGCCTCGACGCTTGGCAATATCGGCTGCCAACTGATGGCGTTGGGCGCCGTTGCTGACCTTGCCGCCTTCCGGCACATGCTGACTCATAACTTCCCTCTGCATCGCTATACCCCGCGTGCGGAGAGTGATTTTGCCGGGCACTGGCGTCGTTTTCAGGCGCTCAGCCAGCCAGAAACCGCCCCACAGGGCAAAAAGGAGACTACGCAATGAGCACACCAATTGAAACCGCCTGGCAACTGGCAAAAGCGCGTTACGCCAGCATGAATATTGACGTAGAGGCCGTGCTAGAACAGCTCGACCAGATTCCGGTGTCAATGCACTGCTGGCAGGGCGACGATGTAGCCGGATTCGAGAACACCGGCGGGCCACTCACCGGCGGTATTCAGGCCACCGGCAACTATCCCGGTAAGGCGAGCACGCCGGATGAACTGCGTGCCGATCTGGAACAGGCCTTCGCGCTGATCCCCGGCCCCAAGCGACTGAACCTGCACGCCATCTATCTGGAATCCGCGCAGCCCGTCGCCCGCAACGAGATTGCCCCCGAGCATTTCAGTTCTTGGGTCGAGTGGGCCAAGCGGCACCAGCTCGGGCTGGATTTTAACCCAACCTGCTTTTCTCATCCGCTGAGTGCAGACGGCTTTACCTTGTCGCATCCAGACGAAAAAGTCCGCCGTTTCTGGATTGAACACTGTCAGGCTAGCCGCCGGATTTCTGCCTACTTTGGGCGCGAACTCGGCACGCCGTCTGTAATGAACATCTGGGTGCCAGACGGCATGAAAGATTTGACCATCGATCGTCTGGCGTTCCGCCAGCGGCTGCTCAGCGCGCTGGATGAGGTCATCGCCGAACCACTTGATCAGGCACACCATATCGATGCGGTGGAAAGTAAACTGTTCGGGATCGGCGCGGAAAGTTTTACCGTCGGCTCCAGTGAATTCTGCCTTGGCTACGCGGCCAGCCGCGGCACCGCGCTCTGTCTGGATGCCGGACACTTCCACCCAACCGAAGTGATTTCCG
This genomic interval from Pectobacterium aquaticum contains the following:
- the rhaB gene encoding rhamnulokinase, with protein sequence MAVKNIVAVDLGASSGRVMLATLHTATQHLTLKEIHRFSNTLVFQDNHHQWDLAALEGDILTGLHQIDAMGIAPDSIGIDSWGVDYVLLDKSGQRVGLPYSYRDHRTDGIMAAVTAELGREAIYQRTGIQFLPFNTLYQLKALGDAPSDELDQVAHLLMIPDYFHYRLTGNVVCEYTNASTTQLLNLEKKTWDSELLEYLGIPRRWLSDPVQPGHTVGNWTAPSGRHIPVTAVATHDTASAVVGAPLLSRDCAYLSSGTWSLIGIESDTPFNSPQALAANITNEGGVDGTYRVLKNIMGLWLLQRVCQERDIKDLGALIQSAAAVPAFASLINPNDDRFINPPSMHQAIRDYCREHDQPVPHSDAELARCIFDSLALLYRQVVLELGELRHAPIRQLHIVGGGSQNAFLNQLCADVCQIPVLAGPVEASTLGNIGCQLMALGAVADLAAFRHMLTHNFPLHRYTPRAESDFAGHWRRFQALSQPETAPQGKKETTQ
- a CDS encoding L-rhamnose isomerase, whose protein sequence is MSTPIETAWQLAKARYASMNIDVEAVLEQLDQIPVSMHCWQGDDVAGFENTGGPLTGGIQATGNYPGKASTPDELRADLEQAFALIPGPKRLNLHAIYLESAQPVARNEIAPEHFSSWVEWAKRHQLGLDFNPTCFSHPLSADGFTLSHPDEKVRRFWIEHCQASRRISAYFGRELGTPSVMNIWVPDGMKDLTIDRLAFRQRLLSALDEVIAEPLDQAHHIDAVESKLFGIGAESFTVGSSEFCLGYAASRGTALCLDAGHFHPTEVISDKISSAILYVPRLLLHVSRPVRWDSDHVVLLDDETQAIAHEIVRHKLLNRVHIGLDFFDASINRIAAWVIGTRNMKKALLRALLEPTETLRTLEQNGDYTARLALLEEQKSLPWQAVWEHYCQRHDVIPGSEWLQQVRQYEETILTQRQG